The window ATAGAACAGCAACAACACCAAAAAAAGAAGCAGTAAGGATTATTCGTTTATTCATAGTTCTTTGCTATAAGCAATCGCTAAATTAATAAATTGACAAAGAACTTCTCACTAATCAATGTAATAAATTAAATTTGTTGCACAGCAGATGAAAAAGATCGTAATTCTAACAAGCGCATTATTTTTGGGTGTAGCCCTAATGGCTTACCTCTATTTTTCGAGATTAGGGATTGAAAACAATGCAAAAGATTTGGCCCTGCAATCGGCAACCAATAATGGGGCACTAGTATTTTCATTTCAAAACGATAAGGGTTTTTATAATATTATGGAGGGGCAGGAACTGATTCAACAGGTTTTAGGCCAAGACAAAATGAGCCTGTTAACTCAGCTAAAAACCAGTATTATTGATGACAATACCCTGAACAGATACATTAAAGATCAGCAGGTTTATATTAGCGTGCTGCCTGACACCAATAAAACCTTAAATTTCCTTATCACTATTCAGCTTTCACCTGAACATGATATTAAAAAGTTTTACGATCAGCTAAAATCAAAAGCAGCAATCAGCCAAAACTCAAAGAATATTTACAGTGTGAAACTAAACGACAACCAAAGTGTTTTCATGGGTGTACAAAGCCAGGTAATAACGGTATCTACTTCGTTAAAACTGATTAAAGATGCAAGTATTCGTTTAACCGAAAATCCCTTTACTGAGTTTATTAAGGAGAATAACCACCAAATTAAAAATGTACTCGCTCATGTTTACATTAATTTTAACCAGGCGCCATTATTGCTTAAAAGCATTATAGCGGGTAATATTAACGGCGAAATTGCGGTATTTGATAAACAGAATAGCTATGCTATCCTCAATTACAATTTCAGCAAAGAGAAAATCCTCTTTAACGGAAACACCCAATTAAAAGATCCTAACAACTACCTTAAACTGTTCGAAAACACACCTGCACAAAACACCACCATACAAAATATCTTACCCGATAACACAGCCAATTATGTAATGTATGCTTTTGATGATTATGCTAAATGGTTGGGCAAATTAAACAACTGGCAACAGCAGAATAAAACAGCAGAACAGTCCAGTACCGTTATCAAAAACATTAAAGACCAGTATCGGGTTGATTTAAATACGATATTTCCTGTTTATACTAAAAACCAGTTTGTAACTTTTCAGCTCAGCACAACCGAAAAACTGGGTGCAATTGCCTTAAGTAACGGCGAAAAAGTACGACAACTGTTGCTGGATGTAAGTGCAGATTACAATGAAGACATTAAGCTCTTTAAATCATCAGATATTTTGGTGAGCTATTTCGGTGAGCCCTTTAAAAAATTCGGCAAACCCTATTATACAGTTATTGATAATAATTTAATTGTAGCCAACAACGCCAGCACCATTCAGGTATTTTTGAACAATTACAAAAACAACCGGCTTTTAATACAAACCCCACAGTATTTAGATGCGATAAATCAGATTTCGAATACTTCAAATGTGAATTATTACATCAATACCAAAAATTCATCGGCTATCTTTAGAGATAACATCCAAATGCCTTTTTACAAACATTTAAGGGCAGATAGTGGTTTAAAAAGTTTCGATACTTTTTGTTATCAGCTAAGTGCAGACCGCGATAAATTTATCACCAACTTACTATTAAACAAATATTTAAAACCAGAAATACCAGATTCACTAAGCAACCGTTAATAAAAAGAACCGTCCCAAGAACTAATTTACATGAAGAAACTTTTACTTACGTTACTGGCAGTAGCCGGCTTCGGGGTAGCAAATGCTCAGCAATACGCGCTTTTTGGCACGAAAACCATGTTCGATGCATTCGAAAACCCATCTCAAAAATCGTTTACTTTAGATTCGTCGCGAAAATTTTCTTCCAACTTCTTTCTGCCCTATTTTGGTACAAATGCCATTAACAAAGGAAGCTCTAAGTTTACGATCCGCAAATTAACACAAGAGGGTACCTGGGATACCGAAGGCTTACCATTGGGTACAGGCGAGGTTAACCACTTTTTCGAAAACAGCAATATTTACGTTGCGGCCTTCCGTCTTTTTAAATCGTACAAATACCAGAAAGAAATGGGCTTTGCCTGGCAAATCAGATCAGACGCCCATATCGATTACACCAATGAAACCCTGGCCATTTTTGATTCGTACGAGCGCTTTACCCCAGGAAGGGAATACACTGGCATATTCGATACCAAAGGTTACCAGCAAACTTACCACCAATTTAGCTTTACTTACCGCGAAAACTGGAATAAACGTCTCGCTTTTGGTTTAAAAGCCAGTTTGCTGAGCGGTATGGTTTACAATAAACTTGATGTTAAAGATTCTTACCTCTACATCGACCCTAGTGCATCGGCCATGTTAATTGGCTTAAGAGGCACTTATTCCGCAAACTTCTCTGATTTTAATGAAGTAGATAAAAAAACATTCTTCCCTAATTTTAAAAACCCCGGTCTGTCTTTTGGCTTCGGAACTAACTATACCACCAAAAAAGGGCTATTTTTAATGGCAAACGTTAAAGATCTTGGTTTTATATGGTGGCGGAGCAATACACACAGAAATACAGTAGACCAATCGAAGGTGATTGAAAACCTGGAAAACAACCAATCCAACACCAACCAGGAGATTGAAGACATATTTCTTTTATCGGAGCAAAGCAAAAAGTTTTTAGCACCTACAAATGCTAAAATTGATGTATTTGTATCTAAACGTTACGGCTTTTACAAACCTGCTTTAGCAGTTTCGAAGAATTTGTTTTACAAAGGCGGGGATATTGCTTTTGTAAACACCTTTATTGCCAACGATTTTTCGGCCAGTGTTACTCCCTTGTATAATTTAAATCAGGTATTTATGGTAGGTGTACAAGCTAAATACCAAACGCCTAACTTCGAATTATTTCTGGGATCGGATAACCTGATTGCCACCAGTTTTCAAACCCTTGGTACCATTAAAAACGACGCTACAGTAGGCAGTGGACCAAATGGGGCATCGTTTTATATGGGTGTAGGCATTAAGTTTGGAAACGTAGTAAACCATCCTCAATTTAGCGACGTAATGCCTGGCATTAACGATAATGAAGGTGGAAGTTTCTTTAAAAGCCTATTCTCGATATTTAAAAGAAGATAAATAATTTTAGGGTTGCGCCTGCTGCTTTTTAGATTGCGTAACCACAAAATCTTTGAGATAAAAAGGTTCGAAATAAGCTACATCTTCAAAGTTTCTTTGCTGAAAAGCAGTTTCGGCCAATGCCGACATGTAAGTAGCAGCATTGAAGTTAGCAGCATCGAAGTATGCATTTTCGTGGGTTAAAACGGCGGCGCATTTCGCTGCCCCGTCACCTAGGAAAGTAACCTTATTTATTGAAAGTAAGTCAGAAAAGCTAGTTTCGTCTATAATTTTAGCTTCAGTTGGTAAAAGTACATCCAGCGTGATATCAAAAACCGAAGTATAAACTTCCATACGGCGCGCATCAATCATCGAACAAATTAACCCTTTATACTCCGGGTTTTCAGACTGGAAACCAGCCGCCATCATTTTTAGCGTTTCGATGGCGATTAACGGCTTATCTAGAGCGTAACATAAACCCTTGGCAGTAGAAACCCCAATTCGCAAGCCCGTGTAAGAACCAGGACCTTTACTCACCGCAATGGCATCGAGTTCGCTATAGTTAACACCGGCAGTTCTCAACACTTCATCAATAAACAGGGTGAGCTTACTGGCATGCAGATTTTGCCCTATTTCTTCCTTTACCGAAACTGTTTTCCCATTAACCGATAAAGCAACTGAACAAACCGCTGTAGCTGTTTCTATTTGAAGTATTTTAGCCATGGGTGCAAAGATATTAAAAAATGGAAGATGGAAGGGGTATAATGGAAGATGGATCGGGCTAGTCCACAGTTTTCAGGCTGAACTCAGCAATAGACTCCCCTTCTTACTGTATCATACTTAGCACATTTTTCATCCCAAATGCAATGAAGGATCAAACGAAATAGATTTCTCCGTTGCGTTGCACTTCAGTCGAAATGACTGATTAAGGTTGGAATGATTGAAAATGGAATCAATCAAAAGATTGACTAACCAAGCTCCAGTTTTCTATTGGCAATATGCAGTAACTAATGAATAACCATCAATAAAATAGTTTCTACTACTGGGGGTTTCACATTTAAAGCCACAATTAACCAACTTAAACATTTAAACGATTAA is drawn from Pedobacter sp. HDW13 and contains these coding sequences:
- a CDS encoding DUF5723 family protein; amino-acid sequence: MKKLLLTLLAVAGFGVANAQQYALFGTKTMFDAFENPSQKSFTLDSSRKFSSNFFLPYFGTNAINKGSSKFTIRKLTQEGTWDTEGLPLGTGEVNHFFENSNIYVAAFRLFKSYKYQKEMGFAWQIRSDAHIDYTNETLAIFDSYERFTPGREYTGIFDTKGYQQTYHQFSFTYRENWNKRLAFGLKASLLSGMVYNKLDVKDSYLYIDPSASAMLIGLRGTYSANFSDFNEVDKKTFFPNFKNPGLSFGFGTNYTTKKGLFLMANVKDLGFIWWRSNTHRNTVDQSKVIENLENNQSNTNQEIEDIFLLSEQSKKFLAPTNAKIDVFVSKRYGFYKPALAVSKNLFYKGGDIAFVNTFIANDFSASVTPLYNLNQVFMVGVQAKYQTPNFELFLGSDNLIATSFQTLGTIKNDATVGSGPNGASFYMGVGIKFGNVVNHPQFSDVMPGINDNEGGSFFKSLFSIFKRR
- the tsaB gene encoding tRNA (adenosine(37)-N6)-threonylcarbamoyltransferase complex dimerization subunit type 1 TsaB translates to MAKILQIETATAVCSVALSVNGKTVSVKEEIGQNLHASKLTLFIDEVLRTAGVNYSELDAIAVSKGPGSYTGLRIGVSTAKGLCYALDKPLIAIETLKMMAAGFQSENPEYKGLICSMIDARRMEVYTSVFDITLDVLLPTEAKIIDETSFSDLLSINKVTFLGDGAAKCAAVLTHENAYFDAANFNAATYMSALAETAFQQRNFEDVAYFEPFYLKDFVVTQSKKQQAQP